The following are from one region of the Candidatus Poribacteria bacterium genome:
- a CDS encoding ATP-binding protein, producing MRRYSIQTKIVLPFLLLFAVVAVTLSLVAIEIFAWKYDEQFTRETEGWVNTITKTGYFGQDPEKIKSAYSVEIMIFGSDYTLNGTTLDELSDVEQDWTNLANKMRLREIKPHLENPDGKSVIRDITLNGKPYKVFYLSQDLGRFYCLLRPMDKIAEAKRTLTWYMLGIAVLVMALIAFISYRIGKNLTNPIKVLVDSTTRVATGDLDEQCKIKTHDEIGDLAAAFNQMTRDLKQSRDQLIQAERLATAGKMSASFAHEIRNPLSSMRMLAQMLMQKPEMSQEQHQQSLRYILEEIERIDTIVKGLMDFARPSTLDLKQQSLAPVLQSVLDLMEANLAHHKIQLVLDLLPETPEIQFDSDKLKQAFMNVVLNAMEAMPQGGVLKVSTLTEDDNVCIKVVDTGVGIPEEDLEHLFEPFFTRKTRGTGLGLANVKRILEEHGGRVGINSTSGEGTQVSLWLPMAE from the coding sequence ATGCGTCGGTATAGCATTCAAACCAAAATTGTCCTTCCATTTTTGCTTCTCTTTGCTGTGGTTGCTGTTACTCTATCCTTAGTAGCTATTGAAATCTTCGCTTGGAAGTATGATGAACAGTTTACGCGCGAAACAGAAGGCTGGGTCAATACCATCACAAAAACTGGATACTTTGGGCAGGATCCAGAAAAAATCAAAAGTGCTTATAGCGTTGAGATTATGATTTTTGGCTCTGATTACACGCTTAATGGCACCACGCTAGATGAACTCTCTGATGTAGAGCAAGATTGGACTAATTTGGCGAATAAAATGCGGCTTCGTGAGATCAAGCCACACCTTGAAAATCCAGATGGAAAATCAGTTATACGGGATATTACGCTTAATGGGAAACCGTACAAAGTTTTTTATCTCTCACAAGACCTTGGACGATTTTATTGCTTGTTGCGTCCGATGGATAAGATCGCTGAAGCGAAACGAACCCTGACGTGGTATATGTTAGGCATCGCTGTGCTTGTTATGGCACTCATTGCTTTCATCAGTTATCGTATCGGGAAGAACTTGACGAATCCGATTAAAGTTTTGGTCGATTCTACGACGCGCGTCGCGACCGGCGATCTGGATGAGCAGTGTAAGATTAAAACACACGATGAAATCGGTGATCTTGCCGCTGCGTTTAATCAAATGACGAGGGACCTCAAACAGTCAAGAGACCAGTTAATTCAAGCGGAACGGTTGGCGACAGCAGGAAAAATGTCTGCCTCGTTTGCCCACGAGATTCGTAATCCGTTGTCGTCGATGCGGATGTTAGCACAGATGTTAATGCAGAAACCTGAAATGTCGCAGGAACAACATCAACAATCTCTCCGCTATATCCTTGAGGAAATTGAACGGATTGACACCATAGTTAAAGGGTTGATGGACTTCGCGCGTCCTTCGACCCTTGACCTGAAGCAACAATCCCTCGCGCCTGTCCTACAATCTGTTTTGGATTTGATGGAAGCCAACTTAGCACATCACAAAATCCAGTTAGTCTTAGACTTGTTACCTGAAACCCCAGAAATCCAATTTGATTCAGATAAATTGAAGCAGGCGTTTATGAATGTGGTCTTGAATGCAATGGAGGCGATGCCGCAAGGTGGTGTGTTGAAGGTGTCTACACTTACGGAAGACGACAACGTGTGCATAAAGGTTGTGGACACTGGGGTTGGGATACCAGAGGAAGATTTAGAACATCTCTTTGAACCCTTCTTCACTCGGAAAACGAGGGGGACAGGACTCGGATTGGCAAATGTCAAGCGGATTCTTGAGGAACATGGGGGGCGTGTTGGGATTAATAGCACATCGGGTGAAGGGACACAGGTGTCACTGTGGTTGCCGATGGCGGAGTAG